A genomic window from Leishmania mexicana MHOM/GT/2001/U1103 complete genome, chromosome 14 includes:
- a CDS encoding putative poly(A) polymerase — translation MASATATDKDFLAKKIVSADGPKGGEVVHDVSLSEWCITRIEPEEESNRRRSVLERIVNVVRVWIRHTMITEFRMPEAAAAQVEGRIFATGSYRYNVHTSGSDIDMVLIAPSRITREHFFNTLAPRLKGEPWVTELHCIRESRVPIIAMVCDGIDIDLSFGSIRQDRVPEVITDDLLQGLDEQSVLSCNAVRVAHNIMDLVPNKAVFRQTLRFVKAWGKARSIYSNTFGFPSGIGWAILTAFVCQCYPNQNAAGMITRFFRTYHTWFKPNPHETGTENRAIYLTESMRARTHLGRGWDPRESKSDAMALFPVLTPAVPYGNTCYNVTLTNLRQLCDEFQRGHDLLSKDLGMSAAEAKAKFGPFGVWSRVLEPAPFFGKFQHYLQIKVSCSDAEHYQAYADGVESRIRILWAGNASSRGHTLEDYRQLRLHLNPHRFEDPEEVHLRTRLTSKATGAASHTRSSVGSRNSGQVGDGGSSLPGSLNVKDSSASSGPTWFTANYFIGMTVDTKVSSAKIDLAPAIRTFHTVVRELRQYREGVTRLPVITVVDMARIPTFVKEAAGYVEETAAAQEEWSSSEAEEAHNNSNTTASAHAAKPDGTSTAPTTTSKPSTAAGGSTSTTASAADGSASETSRGLHDGGAGNGAASSIDSHARKRTRDQYGTDGPATVAAKAETLTTAVGSGSGAAGSAQAEEDADDIEQALGLDF, via the coding sequence ATGGCGTCGGCCACCGCGACGGACAAGGACTTCTTGGCCAAGAAGATCGTCTCGGCTGATGGGCCGAAGGGTggggaggtggtgcacgACGTGTCCCTCAGCGAATGGTGCATCACCCGCATTGAGCCGGAGGAGGAGTCCAACCGGCGACGGTCGGTGCTAGAGCGCATCGTCAACGTGGTGCGAGTATGGATTCGCCACACAATGATCACGGAGTTCCGCATgccagaggcggcggcggcgcaagtCGAGGGCCGCATCTTTGCCACTGGCTCCTACCGATACAACGTGCACACCTCTGGCAGCGATATTGATATGGTGCTGATTGCCCCCAGTCGCATCACCCGCGAGCACTTTTTCAACACGCTGGCGCCACGGCTGAAGGGCGAGCCGTGGGTGACAGAGCTGCACTGCATTCGTGAGTCTCGCGTGCCGATCATAGCGATGGTGTGCGACGGCATCGACATTGATCTCTCGTTTGGGTCGATCCGGCAGGATCGCGTACCGGAGGTAATCACGGATGACCTGCTGCAGGGTCTCGACGAACAGTCCGTGCTGAGCTGTAACGCCGTGCGAGTGGCACACAACATCATGGATCTCGTGCCGAACAAGGCCGTCTTCCGCCAAACCTTGCGCTTCGTGAAGGCGTGGGGCAAGGCAAGGTCCATCTACAGCAACACCTTCGGCTTCCCGTCCGGCATTGGCTGGGCCATCCTCACGGCCTTTGTGTGCCAGTGCTATCCGAACCAGAACGCCGCCGGTATGATCACGCGCTTCTTCCGCACATACCACACGTGGTTTAAGCCGAACCCGCACGAGACCGGCACCGAGAACCGCGCCATCTACCTCACCGAGTCCATGCGGGCCCGCACCCACCTCGGCCGCGGCTGGGACCCGCGGGAGTCCAAGTCGGATGCGATGGCACTCTTCCCGGTGCTGACGCCGGCGGTGCCATATGGCAATACCTGCTACAATGTTACTCTCACCAACCTGCGCCAGCTCTGCGACGAGTTCCAGCGCGGCCACGATCTGCTTAGCAAGGACCTCGGCATGagcgcggcggaggcgaaggcgaagtTCGGCCCGTTCGGAGTTTGGTCGCGTGTGTTGGAGCCTGCCCCGTTCTTTGGCAAGTTCCAGCACTACCTGCAGATCAAGGTCTCATGCAGCGATGCGGAGCACTACCAGGCCTACGCTGACGGCGTGGAGTCGCGCATACGTATCCTCTGGGCCGGCAACGCCTCATCACGCGGACACACGCTGGAGGACTACCGCCAGCTTCGTCTGCACCTGAACCCGCACCGGTTCGAGGACCCCGAGGAAGTGCACCTGCGGACGCGACTGACAAGCAAAGCCACTGGCGCGGCGAGCCACactcgcagcagcgtcggctcTCGCAACTCTGGCCAGgttggcgacggcggcagctctCTCCCTGGTAGCCTCAACGTGAAGGAtagcagcgcctcctcagGTCCGACGTGGTTCACGGCGAACTACTTCATTGGCATGACTGTCGACACGAAGGTGTCCTCGGCCAAGATCGACCTCGCGCCCGCCATCCGCACCTTCCACACGGTCGTTCGCGAGCTTCGCCAGTACCGCGAGGGCGTCACGAGGCTGCCAGTGATAACGGTTGTGGACATGGCGCGCATCCCGACCTTCGTCAAGGAAGCAGCGGGGtacgtggaggagacggcggcggcgcaggaggagtGGAGCTCCAgcgaggcggaagaggcgcacaacaacagcaacacgACCGCGTCTGCACACGCGGCAAAACCCGACGGCacatcgacggcgccgacgacaaCGTCGAAGCCGAgcacggcggcgggcggcTCCACCAGCACGACAGCGAGTGCGGCTGACGGTTCGGCGAGCGAGACGAGTCGCGGCCTTCACGATGGCGGTGCAGGTAACGGCGCAGCGTCGAGTATCGACAGCCACGCGCGTAAGCGCACACGAGATCAGTACGGCACCGATGGCCCTGCTACTGTGGCAGCCAAGGCAGAGACCTTAACGACAgctgtcggcagcggcagcggtgcggctggCAGTGCGCAGGCGGAGGAAGACGCCGACGACATCGAGCAGGCGCTTGGCCTAGACTTTTAA
- a CDS encoding tub family protein-like protein — MPTRKEGSDSASMYSMARSVLPMDPRERIYYRPRRHLLQCYLERRKLKGLGITSLLPGRHQSFQFFLGHADDFVLAAVPRSFKTRTMVEDMSSGVGGQFYPVSQGGANIVFTINQQQLDSDTRSFVGKLSRRRRGLEMVMFSEGSKASRKEILAVLLHNLADTDRSSFTVLLPAIDPESGYIKPLEGGEVAFLRDGRGSSHTGIDEAMANSSDDDVEDDASSTMSRVTPKFAAVCDSRGANGAPVPSSRETVGRQKKWFSHGVLAREYRRNPGSPNIIVLKSKEPQWDGVLRGYKLDFHGRSTKASKKNFQLVAVSDPGKVVMLFGKQDDDRFALDFRYPLCGLQAAAIATTMMTAGKAIR, encoded by the coding sequence ATGCCGACGCGCAAGGAGGGCAGCGACTCCGCCTCCATGTACAGCATGGCGCGGTCCGTGCTGCCAATGGACCCACGTGAGCGTATCTACTACCGCCCCCGGCGCCATTTGCTGCAGTGTTACCTGGAGCGGCGCAAGCTCAAGGGCCTCGGAAtcacgtcgctgctgcccggCCGCCACCAATCCTTCCAGTTTTTCCTGGGGCACGCAGACGACTTTGTACTAGCGGCCGTCCCGCGCAGCTTCAAGACACGTACAATGGTCGAGGATATGTCGAGCGGAGTTGGCGGGCAGTTCTACCCCGTCTCGCAAGGCGGTGCCAACATTGTGTTTACCATcaatcagcagcagctggacaGTGACACGCGCAGCTTCGTCGGCAAGCTATCGCGGCGTAGAAGAGGGCTGGAGATGGTGATGTTTAGCGAGGGCAGCAAGGCTTCCCGGAAGGAGATTCTTGCGGTTTTGCTGCACAACTTGGCCGACACAGACCGGTCCTCGTTCACGGTACTGCTGCCGGCCATCGACCCGGAGTCTGGGTATATCAAGCCGCTGGAGGGCGGTGAGGTTGCATTCCTGCGCgacggccgcggcagcagccacactGGGATCGATGAAGCGATGGCGAACTCCTCTGATGATGAcgtcgaggacgacgcgTCCTCGACCATGTCGAGGGTGACACCAAAGTTTGCGGCCGTGTGCGACTCTCGTGGGGCGAACGGCGCGCCCGTGCCGAGCAGCAGAGAGACAGTTGGTCGGCAGAAAAAGTGGTTCTCGCACGGGGTGCTGGCGCGGGAGTACCGGAGAAACCCAGGCAGCCCAAACATCATTGTCCTGAAGAGCAAGGAGCCTCAGTGGGATGGCGTGCTGCGCGGGTACAAGCTCGACTTCCACGGACGCTCCACGAAGGCGAGTAAGAAGAACTTTCAGCTCGTCGCCGTCTCTGATCCGGGGAAGGTGGTCATGCTCTTCGGCAAGCAGGACGACGACCGTTTTGCTCTCGACTTCCGCTACCCGCTGTGCGGTCTGCAAGCAGCCGCGATCGCCACCACGATGATGACAGCTGGAAAAGCGATCCGGtga
- a CDS encoding enolase: MPIQKVHAREVLDSRGNPTVEVELMTEAGVFRSAVPSGASTGVHEACELRDGEKARYCGAGCMQAVKNVNEILAPALVGKDESDQAGLDKMMCELDGTKNKSKLGANAILGCSMAISKAAAAKAGVPLYRYIAALAGTKDIRLPVPCFNVINGGKHAGNVLPFQEFMIAPTKATSFREALRMGSEVYHALKVIIKNKYGQDAVNVGDEGGFAPPIKHIDEPLPILMEAIEKAGHKNKFAICMDCAASEAYDAERKMYNLTFKNPEPTYVSAAELQATYERWVSEYPLVSIEDPFAEDNFDEFSAITKALAGRAQIVGDDLTVTNVERVRMAIEKSACNSLLLKINQIGTISESIAAAKLCMENGWSVMVSHRSGETEDTYIADLSVGLGTGQIKTGAPCRGERTAKLNQLLRIEEEIGSAAAYGFPGWA, translated from the coding sequence ATGCCGATCCAGAAGGTTCACGCCCGCGAGGTGCTCGACTCCCGCGGCAACCCGACCGTTGAGGTCGAGTTGATGACGGAGGCCGGCGTTTTCCGCTCCGCTGTCCCGTCTGGCGCGTCGACTGGCGTGCACGAGGCGtgcgagctgcgcgacggcgagaAGGCGCGCTACTGTGGCGCCGGCTGCATGCAGGCGGTGAAGAACGTGAACGAGATCCTTGCGCCGGCGCTTGTGGGCAAGGACGAGTCGGACCAGGCCGGCCTCGACAAGATGATGTGTGAGCTGGACGGGACAAAGAACAAGAGCAAGCTCGGCGCGAACGCGATACTGGGCTGCTCGATGGCGATCAGCaaggccgctgcggcgaagGCTGGCGTGCCGCTGTACAGGTACATCGCGGCTCTCGCTGGGACGAAGGATATCCGCCTGCCTGTGCCGTGCTTCAACGTGATCAACGGTGGCAAGCACGCCGGCAACGTGCTGCCTTTCCAGGAGTTCATGATTGCGCCCACGAAGGCGACGTCGTtccgcgaggcgctgcgcatggGCTCGGAGGTATACCACGCGCTCAAGGTGATCATCAAGAACAAGTACGGCCAGGACGCCGTGAACGTCGGCGACGAGGGTGGCTTCGCGCCGCCGATCAAGCACATCGacgagccgctgccgatCCTGATGGAGGCAATTGAGAAGGCTGGCCACAAGAACAAGTTCGCGATCTGCATGGACTGCGCGGCAAGCGAAGCATACGACGCGGAGCGGAAGATGTACAACTTGACCTTCAAGAACCCCGAGCCGACGTACGTGtccgcggcggagctgcaggcgacCTACGAGCGCTGGGTCTCGGAGTACCCGTTGGTGTCCATCGAGGACCCGTTCGCGGAGGACAACTTTGACGAGTTCTCGGCCATCACGAAGGCACTCGCCGGGAGGGCTCAGATCGTCGGTGATGACCTGACGGTGACCAACGTGGAGCGTGTGAGGATGGCGATCGAGAAGTCTGCATGCaactcgctgctgctgaagatCAACCAAATCGGCACGATCAGCGAGTCGatcgcagcggcgaagctgTGCATGGAGAACGGGTGGTCTGTGATGGTgtcgcaccgcagcggcgagacGGAGGACACGTACATTGCTGACCTCTCCGTGGGCCTGGGAACCGGCCAGATCAAGACTGGCGCGCCGTGTCGCGGCGAGCGCACTGCGAAGCTGaaccagctgctgcgcatcgaggaggagatcgGGTCCGCGGCCGCGTACGGCTTCCCCGGCTGGGCGTAA